The following are encoded together in the Lactuca sativa cultivar Salinas chromosome 1, Lsat_Salinas_v11, whole genome shotgun sequence genome:
- the LOC111886097 gene encoding lysM domain receptor-like kinase 4: MSSIISSHEQAFYDATSCRKDGNAPGTRYTCTNTTLTKMSCQTFLIFRSNRQFPTISTIATLFGLPPNTLLELNHIDSSSEVLLMDREVLVPLRCSCSDNFFQAKINYTIMENTTLSDIACGVFEGLVKTVTLLEENQNQEVYKVGFVLNVPLKCACPNNGYKYLVAYPLVSRDSVKPISTKFGISKDDIFAVNNLNSDTTVYPETTILVPLHSKPMINFNVPSFQPPTPGFYPTNPTEGNVKSMKLKKVYIVVSVIGSGLVVAILIVTCLYINALNKCRRDIFIIPSTLRSSFNSFSTPPISSPKSPITRSSPSSCLSPDLLAGIKYSLYNFKIEEIRRATRDFSEDCIVSEDIYRGSFDDVQVLIKEIEFSEIRHVIDLHSKINHVNIMKLLGVCYNESSWSYLVLEHPSNGSLRDCLINSSSLTWTRRTQIAFDVAMGLHYLHYCIANPYMQTGLCNESIFVTSTWRAKLAVLSGNTNPCNVGSSGSEYENILEFGMILLEILSGKVNTDKKSLRDSIGFLGGEGSGGGCFEHLRGFMDPCLNEDYPLAEALCLGVLAKACVEFDPLHRPSVEDILKVLARMV, encoded by the coding sequence ATGAGCTCGATCATCTCAAGCCACGAACAAGCATTCTATGACGCAACATCTTGTCGCAAAGATGGCAATGCTCCAGGGACAAGGTACACTTGCACCAACACGACGTTGACCAAGATGTCATGCCAAACTTTCTTGATTTTCCGGTCAAACCGTCAGTTTCCGACCATTTCCACCATAGCCACCTTGTTTGGATTGCCACCCAACACCTTGCTTGAATTAAACCACATAGATTCTAGTTCAGAAGTTCTCCTTATGGATAGAGAAGTACTTGTTCCTCTTAGATGTTCTTGCTCTGATAACTTTTTTCAAGCAAAAATAAATTATACAATCATGGAAAACACGACACTTTCAGATATTGCATGTGGGGTCTTTGAAGGTTTGGTGAAAACAGTCACGCTTCTTGAGGAAAATCAAAATCAAGAAGTTTATAAGGTTGGTTTTGTTCTTAATGTGCCTTTAAAATGTGCTTGTCCTAATAATGGTTATAAATATTTGGTCGCGTATCCTTTGGTTTCAAGAGATTCTGTAAAGCCGATAAGTACAAAATTTGGTATTTCTAAAGATGACATTTTCGCAGTTAACAATTTAAATAGTGATACGACTGTTTATCCTGAAACAACAATTTTGGTACCATTGCATTCAAAACCTATGATTAACTTTAATGTCCCTAGTTTTCAACCACCGACACCCGGATTTTACCCGACAAATCCGACAGAAGGAAATGTCAAATCCATGAAACTAAAGAAAGTGTACATTGTTGTTTCGGTCATCGGGTCGGGTTTGGTGGTGGCCATACTAATTGTGACATGTTTGTATATAAATGCGTTAAATAAATGCAGACGCGATATTTTTATAATACCATCAACCCTTAGAAGCTCTTTTAACTCGTTTTCAACACCTCCAATTAGCTCACCAAAAAGCCCGATCACAAGAAGCTCACCGAGTTCATGTTTGTCACCTGATTTGCTTGCGGGAATAAAATATTCTTTGTATAATTTCAAAATCGAGGAAATTAGAAGAGCGACAAGAGATTTTAGTGAAGATTGTATTGTGAGTGAAGATATTTATAGAGGGTCATTCGATGATGTTCAAGTACTAATCAAAGAGATTGAATTCTCCGAAATACGCCATGTCATTGATCTCCATTCGAAAATTAACCATGTCAACATCATGAAATTGCTTGGTGTATGTTACAATGAGTCTTCATGGTCATATCTTGTTTTGGAGCATCCATCAAATGGGAGTTTAAGGGATTGTTTGATTAATTCCTCGAGTTTGACTTGGACTCGAAGAACTCAAATCGCGTTTGATGTCGCAATGGGGTTGCACTACCTACATTATTGCATAGCTAATCCTTACATGCAAACAGGACTTTGTAATGAAAGTATATTTGTGACATCAACATGGAGGGCGAAATTGGCAGTTTTGTCAGGGAACACGAATCCATGCAACGTGGGGTCATCTGGTTCAGAGTATGAAAATATTTTGGAATTCGGGATGATTTTGCTTGAAATTTTATCAGGGAAAGTGAACACTGACAAGAAATCGTTACGAGATTCCATCGGGTTTTTGGGAGGAGAGGGTAGTGGAGGAGGTTGTTTTGAGCATTTAAGAGGTTTTATGGACCCTTGCTTGAACGAGGATTACCCTTTGGCTGAGGCATTATGTTTAGGGGTCTTGGCTAAAGCTTGTGTGGAATTTGACCCTTTGCATAGGCCATCTGTGGAGGATATCCTTAAAGTCCTTGCTAGAATGGTATGA